In Chanodichthys erythropterus isolate Z2021 chromosome 9, ASM2448905v1, whole genome shotgun sequence, a genomic segment contains:
- the LOC137026246 gene encoding scavenger receptor cysteine-rich type 1 protein M160 isoform X2, producing MFRLRDGDNVCSGLVEMYNITDNSWVPLQKKVNSQLNYGTTGNPLQQQNCTQLNCTIGNLTQQQDVPPEVICTQLNCTIGNLTQQQDVPPEVICTQLNCGATGNFKDDHGTNNLRLTCSDNVKLRNLKPKCFGDVIYVVNGFEHGVCFSNMKKARDLGKVVCRELGCGEVLDVKQNLRESNALLHDVECKGDEVSLWHCPANHEKKQCRTTTVTCAGSLDVRLSDGLGRCSGRVELQLEGSWLSISSKDWTEAESNVVCGHLKCGNSTKKIKQYFIEGNQKQLESPWSFKCKDSTAKLHECLKINQSPSPLPSRSEANIQIICQKEELMFFEGDSPCKGRIRIDFFNDEAEDRWLPAEPKKENKKKATDTCHAMGCGNLTYFEKEDNSTYANVTCSGQNSVELRNKRGERCWGTVAVCRGGNCDSICKDTWENQESKKICENLGCGNPIDGQFSFPRNRSAFYSVYCLEERQNMSMCKFISKNDCSGPAQVICTGSIKARLEDPRDKCAGNVSLLFGDWTPVCKDSLNEALKNTICRELNCGEAISETSPHESKIKGLLGTITCQSNANSVSKCKFNSISVKEKPCPVGYLKCTEWKRLFLYKKEGPCRGPVYALSEGKTQHVNGQGWGQEEGQQLCKYLQCGNYTDHTTRFLRTVEWWNKTYNCSGKTDMWECERNNQAVQPTQQLNITCNGNPNITLSNKCAGKVLIDNESVCASHFKDHMFSDLCDSLNCGKAIHHWSTTFSVKTNCYHFSCTGNEMLLWQCGYKKSECEKFLSVVCEDSIELGSTEKYGGKLVVKYSDQWNYVCGTLNPTDTKMVCEKLNCTDVEKLDESKNILAKEIEVTINCPKNHQRISQCVHFKEEKKKKCIPAEIKCEGCVEEDKPQTDFGLIAGLSLGVLGLLIMVFLWMSRKRLLLVLRRYRNKNGKDINVDGNEMNNIKKEDRDLSEGKASLLDYDDYEDVDSDKNKTRDEDADNRSQGSSGTEYDDIEGQNGDISPHQMHNDDNLPLLPKRPDNILEDQDTYEVETENQEEYDDVMPVEAAADENAGTADTQAQMDVAVDAGTDSEAGTGVNADAVVVTAEVEVHAEQE from the exons ATGTTTCGTCTGCGAGATGGCGACAATGTTTGCTCTGGGTTGGTGGAAATGTACAATATTACAGATAATTCGTGGGTTCCTCTTCAGAAGAAAGTCAACTCACAATTGAATTATGGTACCACAGGAAATCCTCTCCAGCAGCAAAACTGTACACAGTTAAATTGTACCATTGGAAATCTTACTCAGCAGCAAGATGTCCCTCCTGAAGTCATCTGTACACAGTTAAATTGTACCATTGGAAATCTTACTCAGCAGCAAGATGTCCCCCCTGAAGTCATCTGTACACAGTTAAATTGTGGTGCCACTGGAAATTTCAAAGACGATCATGGAACTAACAACCTCCGACTGACATGCTCAG ACAACGTAAAGCTCCGCAATTTAAAGCCAAAGTGTTTTGGAGATGTTATTTATGTTGTGAACGGCTTTGAGCATGGAGTGTGCTTCAGTAATATGAAGAAAGCCCGGGACCTGGGGAAGGTGGTCTGTCGAGAGCTTGGCTGTGGAGAGGTGCTGGATGTGAAACAGAACCTCAGGGAGTCTAATGCTTTGCTACATGATGTTGAGTGCAAGGGCGACGAGGTGTCACTGTGGCATTGCCCGGCCAATCATGAGAAAAAACAATGCAGGACAACCACAGTTACATGTGCAG GCAGCTTGGATGTGCGCTTGAGTGATGGTCTGGGCCGATGTTCTGGACGTGTAGAGCTGCAATTGGAGGGCTCATGGTTGTCCATAAGCTCCAAAGACTGGACCGAGGCGGAGTCAAATGTGGTTTGTGGACATCTCAAATGTGGTAATTCTACTAAAAAGATTAAACAGTACTTCATCGAAGGGAATCAGAAGCAACTGGAATCACCATGGAGTTTCAAGTGTAAAGATTCTACAGCAAAACTCCACGAGTGCTTGAAGATAAATCAGAGTCCTTCACCTTTACCTTCACGTTCAGAGGCAAACATCCAAATCATTTGCCAAA AGGAAGAACTTATGTTCTTTGAAGGTGATTCACCCTGCAAGGGAAGAATACGCATCGACTTTTTTAATGATGAGGCTGAGGATCGCTGGCTGCCTGCAGAACCAAAGAAAGAGAACAAGAAAAAGGCCACCGACACATGCCACGCAATGGGGTGTGGTAATCTAACTTATTTTGAAAAGGAGGACAACAGCACGTATGCCAATGTCACATGTTCAG GCCAAAATAGTGTGGAGCTTCGAAACAAGCGTGGAGAACGATGCTGGGGAACGGTGGCAGTCTGCAGAGGTGGCAATTGTGACAGCATTTGCAAGGACACCTGGGAGAATCAAGAGTCCAAAAAGATCTGTGAAAACTTGGGCTGTGGTAATCCAATTGATGGCCAGTTTTCATTTCCAAGAAATCGATCTGCATTCTATAGTGTGTACTGCTTAGAGGAGAGGCAAAATATGAGCATGTGCAAATTTATTTCCAAGAATGACTGCAGCGGCCCAGCCCAAGTGATATGCACAG GCAGCATCAAAGCTAGACTGGAGGATCCAAGAGACAAATGCGCTGGAAatgtgtcactgctgtttggGGACTGGACACCTGTCTGCAAAGATAGTCTTAATGAAGCTCTTAAAAACACAATCTGCAGGGAATTGAATTGTGGGGAGGCTATCAGTGAGACTTCGCCACATGAGTCTAAAATCAAAGGACTATTAGGAACAATTACATGTCAGAGTAATGCCAACTCTGTTTCcaaatgtaaatttaacagCATTTCAGTTAAAGAAAAACCATGCCCTGTCGGCTATCTGAAATGCACAg AATGGAAACGACTATTCCTGTATAAAAAGGAAGGCCCATGCAGAGGTCCTGTGTATGCTCTGAGTGAAGGAAAAACACAGCATGTCAATGGACAGGGATGGGGCCAAGAGGAAGGGCAACAGCTGTGCAAGTATCTACAGTGTGGAAACTACACAGACCACACCACTAGATTCCTACGCACAGTAGAGTGGTGGAATAAGACCTATAATTGCTCAGGGAAGACGGATATGTGGGAATGCGAGAGAAACAATCAGGCCGTCCAGCCTACACAGCAATTAAACATCACATGTAATG GTAATCCAAACATTACACTCTCAAACAAATGTGCAGGCAAGGTGCTCATAGATAATGAGAGTGTTTGTGCATCTCATTTTAAAGATCATATGTTCAGTGATTTATGTGACAGCCTCAACTGTGGTAAGGCCATCCACCACTGGAGTACGACATTCTCTGTTAAAACAAATTGCTACCATTTCAGCTGCACTGGCAATGAGATGCTTCTGTGGCAGTGTGGCTATAAGAAGAGCGAATGTGAGAAATTCCTTTCTGTGGTCTGTGAAG ataGTATTGAGTTGGGCTCCACTGAGAAGTATGGTGGGAAGCTTGTAGTCAAGTATAGTGATCAATGGAATTATGTCTGTGGAACACTAAATCCAACTGATACTAAAATGGTTTGTGAAAAGCTTAATTGCACGGATGTTGAAAAACTGGATGAAAGCAAAAACATATTAGCCAAAGAAATAGAGGTGACCATAAATTGCCCAAAGAACCACCAGAGAATTTCTCAGTGTGTGCATttcaaagaagaaaagaaaaaaaaatgcatacctGCTGAAATCAAATGTGAag GTTGTGTTGAAGAAGATAAACCTCAAACGGATTTTGGTCTGATAGCGGGTCTATCGCTGGGTGTGCTGGGGTTGCTGATTATGGTTTTTCTGTGGATGAGTAGGAAACGCCTTCTTTTAGTCT TAAGAcgttacagaaataaaaatggCAAAGACATCAATGTTGATGGGAATGAAATGAATAACATAAAGAAAGAGGACAGAG ATTTGTCTGAAGGAAAGGCATCATTATTAGATTATGATGACTATGAGGATGTGGATTCTGACAAGAACAAAACAA GAGACGAGGATGCAGATAATAGAAGTCAAGGCTCTTCTGGTACTGAATATGATGACATTGAGGGACAAAACGGTGACATCTCTCCTCACCAAATGCACAATGATGACAACCTCCCTCTCCTTCCCAAGAGACCCGACAACATTCTTG AAGATCAGGACACCTATGAAGTGGAGACAGAGAATCAGGAGGAATATGATGATGTCATGCCCGTCGAGGCTGCAGCCGATGAAAATGCAGGGACGGCAGACACACAAGCACAAATGGATGTAGCCGTGGATGCAGGCACAGATTCAGAAGCAGGTACAGGTGTAAATGCAGATGCAGTGGTGGTGACCGCTGAGGTAGAAGTTCATGCTGAACAAGAGTAA